The Pocillopora verrucosa isolate sample1 chromosome 9, ASM3666991v2, whole genome shotgun sequence genome includes the window TCCACAAGAGTCTGATCAGGACCAAAGTTAAAGATTAGTTGTTGCCCCTATTGACATTTGAGGGCCCTCCCAGTTCTAAAAAGCTTCGGTCCATAACTACTGGACTTAAAAAGAATTGATGAGTGCataatatctccttacaatatcaacacattGGCACCTAAGTAGCAGTGAGAATTAGAAATTATCAACTGGGAAGGTACTTTCTTGAtacaaaggaaaattatcaTGTCAGTGATATGTAGCAGTCAGGAAAGAACTGGCAAATACGCAGCTTAAGAATGACAGCGTTGAGTGATTTATGTAGGATTACCTCTCCAATAATGACACCAAAatctttaccaaaaaaaaatatcctcttAGCTGATCATAACAGTAAAATACCCAGTATGCAGGAGGACCAGGCCTTAGaaattacagaaacaaaaagctgctaataataataatgatgataacaacaacaacaacaataaaaaacataTATAAACATTTTCATACTCACCTGAATGAATGGTGTACCGTGATCTTCATCTCGGTAGGAATAATACCCAGGGGTAGTTGCAAAGGCCAATAAAAAATCAGCTTCTTGTGGGCTTGTCCCTCTTGAGAGGGTGGAGTCACCACGAAGCCTACTCACAGTGTTGTCAGTATGACGTCTCTCATGCTCCAGAAATTCTGAGGAAGAACCCCTACagacttgaaaaataaacacctTGGGTTTTCCTTCAAGTGTTTTGCACCTTGCAGCTTTAAATTCGGACATCATTTCTTCAACAGTTATATTTCTTTGATCCACACCTAAGACAGTATCATGGTCTCCTCCGTGGGACATTACAATGACAAAGACAGCATCAGATTCACTGTGATTCTCACTTGCTATGGTCCTTACAAGATCTCTCATATCACGTGAGTCAAGATTTTGGTAGATTTCCACATCAAATGAGAGGTACTCAAAGAGGGCTTCCAGGGCTTGTTCATCAAACTCAGCACCAGGGCGATTGTAGGCTTCATCCTGGAATTCTGAGTTATTTATGATGATACACTTCCCTCGAGGGTTTCTGTTCATTTCATAACTTTTAAGAAGAGAGGACCCTagcaaaaacattcaaagaaataaaaatataaatcatgTGCCTTTCACTTAATACATTGTAGATCTCTTGGAATTCTCAAGGGCAATAGCACCACAAATTTTTGAGGTGAAACAAAGGGTTAATCGTTTATAATTGCAATTAGCTCTGATATTCCGAGATACACCAAGTACATCAAGCCATATGccaaattatttcaaaggaaataaaacctGATGTTCATAAAAgcatcattgttttcttttgctcaATGCCCTCTTGGATTGATTGGGTAGTAATACTTACAACCACCCATAGATAGTTGTTGTATTTAGCATTGGCAGTTTTTTCCTGGCAGAACTAATTTTGCATTAAAGCTTTGTTGGGGGTTGACCCCTTCTCTGAGCTTGTTTCTTAGTTTCAACCAATATTGCAACAAAATTAGGTTATTTATTGTATGATCCACACAGCTTTGAGCAGGCATTAACCTTTTAAATGAATGTATCTTGGTTTGAACTGTTTGTTTTACATTCTTCCTTCTATTACAATTTTTACTCCTTATCCTCTTCATATACTTGCCTTTGGGCTGAAGAGTGaactgagaaaattaaaatgagtcATAAGATTTTCCATGATAAACCACTCTAAAACATTTCATATCAACTTGTacatatgaaagaaaaattacttatatACCAGCCAAAATTCCACCAGAACTGTCTTGTCTTCTTCCAAGGGCAAATGGGCCTGGTTGGCTAATCAAGACTGCTTCACACACAGCATAGTGTCGGTCAGAATCCCAGGATTCTGAATCAAGTCTACTTCCAAATTCGACCAGCAGAACACAATTACTAACACCCTGATTGGACAAAGAAACCTGGACAGGTAATGGAAGCTCCTCAACACCACCTCCCCCATTGTTCCGGCAGTTGTTCTTCAAAAAACATTCCTCATCTAATAgggttttaaatttgatttttctgtCCTCAAGTGTTGCCTCTTTCACACTGATGAGGGCACAAGCAGGACTGGGTCCATCTTCAACATCTTGATAgatcttcaaattttcaattttaccaGTAGGAAAGCCCTCTGCAATCCCTTGATAGACAACTGCTTTATAACCTGAACTACCAAATTGTAGTTGAGAAAGAATTGTATTGATACcctgtaaacagaaaataaagtaaaactgGTATAAGATGGATTTATTCATGATAACTTGAGTCAGTTCAAAACTTCATCACACAACACAGtactaaaaaaattcacttaaaCAGATGGGACCCACAAAGTCATAGTGAATGCTTGACTTTACAACACTTTTGCTGTAGAGTTAAATCCACTTTATGAGCACATATTAAGCCCCTGTTGTGTTAACATTGAAGATGAATGCCTGCTACCCTCAGTCAATTAGTGAAATTCATCCAAGAAACAAAGCATGGGGCAAACCAGTCATAATGGTGACACAATGGAAGGTAACAAACTTACAAGGGGGCAATTAAGTTTCAGCAAAACAGTATAATGGAGAGATTTCCatacagccccatacttcaaCTACTGTAGTTGCAAAGGGACAAAAAATCCATTGTTTCGCCCCTGTTTTCGTTTATCTAAGTACTGCATACATAAGAAACTATGGGGTTTTACAGAAATCTTTGCCAAAAGCcattcagaaaacaaaacactgtCGTTTATGCTTCGTACAGATTTGTTTCGTTTCGCGCAGGTTTTGTTTACCTTAGTTTCACGAGCACCTCCCCAGCAGACGGTATACTAATTCAAGGATTGTACTGTGGCGAAATGATGACATCTTGCGTTCAATGAAAGAGAACTGTGGCCTAAATACCGATGCTTTTACACTCAAACGTTGGCCAAACGTTAGGGTAACATCTACTTACAGAAGCGTCACACATCACAGGCAGttcatttacaaaatattaCTCACCAAGCTCTTTCCGGTATTCTCAGTGTAGCAAGGGTTGATAAAACGCCAACTTGGTCTTCTCTTGAAGGTGATGAGGGATCCCTGGGTAATACTTCTGTGTCGGAGCTGTTCGTTTTCCCAAATATAACGTCCATCCTCGTTGTGCAATCGAAATGGAAATCCAGTGACTTCCCCATTTTCAAGCACTTCTAAACAATATACAAGGGATGTATCCCTTCTATAATGTGCTTTTGAGAGGCCGATTACTACAGCTCGACCTTCATCAGGTGAAAACGTTTGGTAGCCTTGACCGTCAGTAGCCATTTTCGAAGAGCAAAGCGACACGAAGAGAAGACGCGATCAGAAACTATGGCGGATTCCAAATTGAGCGACGAGGTTCGATTAGTTATTGACGTCATCAAATTTCGCGCTTTCTCACTGTAGCCAATCAAATTCAAGCGAATCCTCGTTTTTAAAACGAGACAAAACTGGTGCGGACTTGCTAGAAAGACCGCGGATTGCTTTCTATTTTTATAGTCCTGTATATCTTATTTCCAAGGGCCTTTCTTGAAGATACGAATAAGCTTAGTATAAATCACCATTAAAATACTTGTGCATGACGAAGCTGGCACCGGACCTGCCGCAAGGAGAACTTCATCCTCATTTTCAATCCCATTCGTCCTGGAGAGAACAGCTTGCTGAGTCAACCAGTCCCGTCTCCTGGGCGCATCCGGAGAAAACTAGTCCACAAGGCATGAAGCAACTAAAAATCGCTTTCGCCAGAGAACATTGACCTTTAGCGCTGGCCAAAAGAATCGCTGCTCGGAGCCGAGATCTTGGCTTTTCCGGCAGCTGGGTGTACTCAagcaatgctttttttttttcttttttttttttctttttttttttttttcaacttatttCATGTCAATAGGTCGCCTTTACGCGCAGATGTATCAAGGTCTGAACTTCACCCCATCAAAAGAAGTTAATTCAAATACCGGTAGTTTTTGATTAAGGAACAGATTGGGACGATAAGAGGGTGCGTGCGTGGATAAAATTTGGGTTCGGAAAGTCTCGagttttatatattttttccttcttttatcaGGCCTTCCACAGATTTCCATTAGCATGTcgattttctttcacttatgTAGCGAGGCAGCAGTTTTTTCTTacgttttgttttgaaattttgcgcggtAAATTGGCGCACGGCCGGCCAGAATTGATCCCCTCGCACATGCCCTGCTGTGTGTCGGTGTAAACTCGATTAATAGTCATAAACTGGCCACAAGAGAATAATTCACGCTCTTGGTATCTTGTTGGTAAAAGAGTATAAATAATGATCATGATTAgagtgatgatgacaatgacagcttccaaataataataaaaaaagtccAGGCACTTGATCGATAACtgttgtttatttgttcattcATGTGTTTGTTTATCCACTTAGTGCTGGTTATATTTACAATTTGACCTAGCATTACTTTGCATGTCTGTATTAATATTGTAgctttaatcataaccattgcaatttcctcaaatgtgattgatgcattagctgctttatttttcacttatcattctgtagagctgtaatcggacagtaGGCTGTAATAGTACAGTTGAAGTAGCCAATCATACTACCAAGTCCACCCAGCCAAAATTTACCAATCGCAGAAATTAtaacaataaccatagcaacaactactcatcctaaaaaaagaaaacagaggaatttccaaaatggcgaaactttttttattttagacatCGTCTCTACCcgagatatttgacctaaatgtatgtgttgttttcggaaattgtaacggttatgattaccgtaatttccggccgTTAACCCGCtcggccgattacccgcaccggccggttattgcatacggcgaaaaaaatgtcaacagattacccgcactggtggataacccgcacgttatgttattcaactttttggtggcggAAACGTGACTTTAAGGTTATGCTATTTCAGCTATTTCAGTcctttaaaagttgtctgatctaactttcgaaaacttgaaagcttctttgtcgagtttaaagtcgagtttaaaggtcaaagaaattcagacgcgtgcacgattctgtgtcaatattagcatgtacttcattgataaaattatacagtaaaaacactagcggcccatgcccaaatATCAgcgtttcatacttgacagaatgcgaatttgtggccacattttgtgcgagcgatcgtttagcgccatgttgatttgttgaaagaaagctGAGTGAgtgttaaaacttgaattttagAGTAAtgtcggcgatttctgaaaaaatatatatctccggttctattgggcctaacaagtcccttaaaacgggaaaattctctttagctcaagctagtgttaaatggaaattttttattgatgcgccggatatctttggattatttttgtcaccatcaagattttgttttc containing:
- the LOC131772928 gene encoding uncharacterized protein; its protein translation is MATDGQGYQTFSPDEGRAVVIGLSKAHYRRDTSLVYCLEVLENGEVTGFPFRLHNEDGRYIWENEQLRHRSITQGSLITFKRRPSWRFINPCYTENTGKSLGINTILSQLQFGSSGYKAVVYQGIAEGFPTGKIENLKIYQDVEDGPSPACALISVKEATLEDRKIKFKTLLDEECFLKNNCRNNGGGGVEELPLPVQVSLSNQGVSNCVLLVEFGSRLDSESWDSDRHYAVCEAVLISQPGPFALGRRQDSSGGILAGSSLLKSYEMNRNPRGKCIIINNSEFQDEAYNRPGAEFDEQALEALFEYLSFDVEIYQNLDSRDMRDLVRTIASENHSESDAVFVIVMSHGGDHDTVLGVDQRNITVEEMMSEFKAARCKTLEGKPKVFIFQVCRGSSSEFLEHERRHTDNTVSRLRGDSTLSRGTSPQEADFLLAFATTPGYYSYRDEDHGTPFIQTLVEVLRKHHQESHLTEMLPEVTRCVVEKAERDGLQSYIQVPCYSNSLRAKLYL